ttttttttttttgttatggaTGTTGATATTTATTAATAGAGGATAGAACATTGAGATCTTTGGTATTATTAGTTTTTTGttattaaaataaacataaatattgaaaaaaaaaggtAACAAAACAAAGTGGATTTTTtcgaaataatttttttttatatatcaatatgaatCTCTATAGAAATAGGACGGAAGATTGTGAACAACCACATATTCGGTTTTTTTCCGATATAAAATGTGGCTAAAAAAATTTAACGAAAAAAATAAGTGGgtttttttggtaaaaatgtggtttttactATATAATCTGGTATATATGTGTCCAATATACAAATATACATCCATTCTTTTAGCCGTTGAACGTTATGATTTCTGATGCTCACGATTTGTTTCTTTTTTCCTTGTTTATAATGGTTCTTTATTaaacctcatatatatatatatatatatatatatatatatatatatatatatatatatatatatatatatatatatatatatatagagagagagagagagagagagagagagagagagagagttcaaaaaaaaatgtaaatagtGTGAAAATGAAAAAACACTACTTTTTTGTTATTGTTTTGCAACAaattttatataaacaactttatgtcattattcagcaattaataaataaatactcatgtgttaaaaataaaattagaatTTAGTACAAATATGTAGATACATaaatttataatagaataataattATCTAATAAATATACGAACAATCAAacgttaatatttatattagaattacttcaacaatacGTATAGACAACATTTattgcagaataataacataaacataatatttttatgtgttcacactatttattatttttatatgaacTTATAAAAATTGTGAGAAGAATAATATttaaacaaaactataagaaataatatttatttagtTAACGATAAATCGGCTCTTGGTTACATTTTCTTGTTTTTAATTCTTTGCACGTCATATATACCAAAAGAGATTTATTTACCtcatttatttcaaaataaatttaattatttcagGTAGGGTTATTTCTTTTATCAAATGTTTATTAGTCAAGGACacctcttttatttattttattttatttttatttatttatttattttaaaacaaaaggCTACGAGGAAGTTAATGCGTATATGAATTCTATAAATACACTTACTTATTTTCTTTGGTATGTCACAAAGCAAACAAAATGAACCCCTTGAACCCAGTAGAATTCAGAAGGCAAGGTCATATGGTCATAGACTTCCTTGCAGATTATTACGAGAATATAGAAAAGTATCCTGTTAGAAGCCATGTTAAACCAGGTTATCTATTTCAAAGTTCGCCCGACTGTGCTCCAATGTACCCTGAGCCAATCGAAGCTATACTGAAGGATGTGCAGAAGGATATTATTCCAGGCATAACGCATTGGCAAAGTCCAAATTTTTTTGCCTACTTTGCGTCCAGCGCAAATACGGCAAGCTTTCTTGGGGAAATGCTTCTCAATGGTTTTAATGTTGTCGGATTCAACTGGGCATCTTCTCCTGCAGCAACAGAGCTAGAGATCCTGGTCATGGAGTGGCTGTTAAAACTACTACAGCTTCCCCAGTCGTTCTCAACTTCAAGTGATCACGGTGGTGGTGTTTTGCTTGGCACCACCTGTGAGGCCTTCGTTTGCACGCTGCTTGCTGCGAAAGAGAAGACACTTGATCAAATTGGAAGAGAAAACACAGAGAAGCTTGCAGTGTACTGTTCTGACCAAACCCATTTCTCTTTCCAGAAGTCGGCAAAAATCATTGGGATAAAACCTGAGAATGTTCGACAGGTCGTGACAAACCGGACAACGAACTTTGAACTGTCCCCAGAATCCCTAGATGAGATGATTAAAAGAGACCTTGAAGATGGTTTAATTCCAATCTATTTATGTGCAACTGTTGGGACAACCTCAACAACAGCGGTGGATCCATTGGGGTCTTTGTGTG
The genomic region above belongs to Lactuca sativa cultivar Salinas chromosome 4, Lsat_Salinas_v11, whole genome shotgun sequence and contains:
- the LOC111882900 gene encoding tyrosine decarboxylase 1; translated protein: MNPLNPVEFRRQGHMVIDFLADYYENIEKYPVRSHVKPGYLFQSSPDCAPMYPEPIEAILKDVQKDIIPGITHWQSPNFFAYFASSANTASFLGEMLLNGFNVVGFNWASSPAATELEILVMEWLLKLLQLPQSFSTSSDHGGGVLLGTTCEAFVCTLLAAKEKTLDQIGRENTEKLAVYCSDQTHFSFQKSAKIIGIKPENVRQVVTNRTTNFELSPESLDEMIKRDLEDGLIPIYLCATVGTTSTTAVDPLGSLCEVASKYNMWVHVDAAYAGSACICPEFRHFLDGVEGASSFSFNAHKWLLPNLACCCLWVKDKSSFTKPLSTTSELIANKTTESGKVVDYKDWQISLARRFQALKLWMVLRSYGTIALREYIRKHVKMAKDFEGLVNMDSRFEIMAPRYFSMVCFRVSPYAISQHHDNDHEANEFNQMLLELVNATGRVYMTHSVVGGVYVIRFAVGATLTEDRHVKMAWELVQGQATSLLGTPTPNSASNVQSSKQIEGSIST